In Sphingobium amiense, a genomic segment contains:
- a CDS encoding methyltransferase domain-containing protein produces MRQKHILLGLNLDGLGLEIGGGYNPLTQGPNVRHLDQADQETLRQKFAVEGADPAKVPYIDYVWNGTSYPELVGEDRFDWIVASHVIEHMPCLVTFLQQCFTILKPGGILSLAVPDKRYCFDHYRPSSGLARVIDTHLNGTNRPSPGALAEMILNASAVNGNICWNAGSIGAAELLHNSQDALAALQASAAGEYRDTHVWAFTPNGFRLLIHDLHALGLSALREVRFTPSVEGEFYIQLGTEHCPVLERVELARAALAD; encoded by the coding sequence ATGCGACAAAAACATATATTGCTCGGATTGAATCTGGACGGCCTGGGGCTGGAGATTGGCGGCGGATATAACCCGCTGACCCAAGGACCGAATGTGCGTCACCTCGACCAAGCGGATCAGGAGACGCTTCGCCAAAAATTCGCTGTCGAGGGCGCAGATCCAGCAAAAGTTCCGTATATCGATTATGTCTGGAACGGAACGAGCTACCCTGAACTGGTGGGCGAAGATCGTTTCGACTGGATCGTAGCCTCGCACGTCATCGAGCATATGCCGTGCTTGGTCACATTTCTTCAGCAGTGCTTCACCATCTTGAAGCCGGGCGGCATCCTTTCGCTGGCGGTGCCCGACAAGCGCTATTGTTTCGATCATTACCGGCCTTCGAGTGGATTGGCTCGTGTGATTGATACGCATCTCAACGGGACCAATCGGCCGAGCCCGGGCGCACTGGCAGAGATGATTCTTAACGCTTCCGCGGTTAATGGAAACATCTGTTGGAACGCCGGAAGCATTGGCGCGGCTGAACTGCTTCATAACTCTCAGGATGCACTCGCCGCCTTGCAGGCTTCTGCTGCCGGCGAATATCGCGACACGCACGTATGGGCCTTCACTCCCAATGGTTTTCGGTTGTTGATCCATGATCTTCACGCTTTGGGTCTGAGCGCTTTGCGGGAGGTGCGTTTCACGCCGAGCGTCGAAGGGGAGTTCTACATTCAACTCGGAACAGAACATTGTCCGGTATTGGAGCGGGTGGAACTGGCGCGGGCCGCATTGGCGGATTAG
- a CDS encoding D-glycero-alpha-D-manno-heptose-1,7-bisphosphate 7-phosphatase produces the protein MPKKRAVFLDRDGTLIVERGYLSDPAGVELERLAAPSLARLQKAGWLLVLVTNQSGIARGYFSEQQAHRVNEAVATLLAAQGIMIDGVYICPHGPGDGCECRKPAPGLLLNASRDLNIDLVHSFMIGDKRSDLEAACGAGAKGMLVTTGYGETDRDWAAVSGYPVVETLADAADLILGLGRLR, from the coding sequence ATGCCGAAAAAGCGCGCTGTCTTCCTTGACCGGGACGGGACTCTGATCGTTGAGCGTGGTTATTTGAGCGATCCGGCGGGCGTCGAATTGGAACGCTTGGCTGCTCCCTCGCTGGCGCGACTGCAGAAGGCGGGTTGGCTGCTTGTACTGGTGACGAATCAATCGGGGATTGCTCGCGGCTATTTCAGCGAACAGCAGGCTCATCGGGTGAACGAAGCTGTTGCGACGCTGCTTGCAGCGCAGGGCATCATGATCGACGGAGTCTATATTTGCCCACATGGGCCGGGTGATGGCTGCGAATGTCGCAAACCGGCGCCAGGTCTGCTGCTGAATGCCTCGCGCGACCTCAACATCGATCTCGTCCACTCCTTCATGATCGGCGACAAGCGGAGCGATCTCGAAGCCGCATGTGGAGCAGGGGCGAAGGGCATGCTGGTGACGACAGGCTATGGAGAAACAGATCGGGACTGGGCCGCTGTGTCGGGTTATCCGGTCGTAGAGACACTGGCCGATGCTGCCGATCTGATCCTTGGTTTGGGGCGGCTGCGTTAG
- the rfaE1 gene encoding D-glycero-beta-D-manno-heptose-7-phosphate kinase, protein MDKLPVFDAVRVLCVGDLMLDRFIDGAVDRISPESPVPIIRSQKARSVPGGAANVARNIVALGGRSTLVGVVGRDIAGDELIELAAEDERMNLRAIRDAGRPTTEKTRFISQGQHLLRVDREQVGDLGQEIIDQVLETVVREMEGHQVVVLSDYAKGVLTDQFTRRVIAAATHAGIPVVADPKTVELDRFQGAMVITPNVSEAAAATGIRATHDDSAEHTVKEISRRFGITGVLLTRAEQGMSLLFEGKEIVHIPASARDVFDVVGAGDTVVATIALALGSGLDLETSARIANTAGGIVVAKHGTATVSRSELLDEISREGRSGLSSAVKILDIDDVRSRCEEWQAAGLKVGFTNGCFDILHAGHVQLLQYARSRCDRLIVGLNDDQSVARLKGSSRPINALADRGAVLAALSAVDAVTAFAEDTPYDLIATLLPDVLVKGADYEIDQIVGADIVIANGGKVERFALLEGRSTTGIVARAAKGDSAVPA, encoded by the coding sequence ATGGACAAACTGCCTGTTTTTGATGCGGTCCGGGTTTTGTGCGTAGGAGATTTGATGCTCGACCGCTTCATTGACGGCGCGGTTGATCGCATTTCTCCCGAAAGTCCCGTGCCCATCATTCGCTCGCAAAAAGCACGTAGCGTTCCGGGAGGCGCAGCCAATGTCGCCAGAAATATTGTCGCGCTCGGAGGGCGTTCCACTCTGGTTGGTGTAGTGGGACGGGACATAGCCGGCGACGAACTGATCGAGTTGGCGGCTGAAGACGAGCGGATGAATCTGCGCGCCATACGCGACGCGGGCCGACCGACTACGGAGAAGACCCGGTTCATCTCCCAGGGTCAGCACCTGCTTCGGGTAGATCGGGAACAGGTTGGTGATCTTGGGCAGGAAATTATCGACCAGGTGCTGGAAACGGTTGTCCGGGAGATGGAGGGGCATCAGGTCGTCGTCCTTTCCGACTATGCCAAGGGCGTGCTGACGGATCAGTTCACCCGTCGAGTGATCGCTGCGGCGACCCATGCAGGAATTCCCGTCGTTGCAGACCCTAAGACAGTGGAACTTGATCGTTTTCAGGGCGCAATGGTCATTACGCCTAATGTGTCGGAGGCGGCGGCCGCGACCGGCATTCGGGCGACCCACGACGATTCGGCCGAACATACCGTCAAGGAAATTTCTCGACGGTTCGGTATCACAGGCGTGCTGCTCACTCGCGCCGAACAAGGGATGAGCCTGCTTTTTGAAGGGAAGGAGATCGTGCACATCCCAGCTAGCGCGCGAGACGTGTTCGACGTCGTTGGCGCGGGCGACACGGTGGTAGCAACGATCGCACTTGCTCTCGGCTCCGGGCTGGACCTCGAAACCAGCGCACGGATCGCCAATACGGCAGGCGGTATCGTCGTGGCCAAGCATGGTACGGCGACCGTCAGCCGCAGCGAGCTGTTGGACGAAATCTCCAGGGAGGGCAGGTCGGGGCTGTCGAGCGCGGTCAAGATACTCGACATCGATGATGTGCGGTCGCGCTGCGAGGAATGGCAGGCGGCAGGGCTGAAGGTGGGCTTTACCAATGGCTGTTTCGATATCTTGCATGCCGGCCACGTGCAACTTCTCCAGTATGCCCGGTCACGATGTGATCGCCTGATTGTGGGACTGAATGACGACCAGTCCGTGGCGCGCCTCAAAGGATCGTCGAGACCCATCAATGCTCTGGCTGACCGGGGCGCGGTGCTGGCGGCGCTTTCCGCAGTCGACGCTGTAACAGCCTTCGCAGAAGATACGCCTTATGATCTGATCGCTACGTTGCTCCCAGACGTGCTCGTCAAAGGCGCCGATTATGAGATCGATCAGATTGTCGGGGCTGACATCGTGATCGCGAACGGCGGCAAGGTGGAGCGTTTCGCGCTTCTGGAAGGTCGCAGTACGACGGGTATTGTTGCGCGTGCGGCCAAAGGCGACAGTGCGGTGCCGGCGTGA
- a CDS encoding AGE family epimerase/isomerase, whose translation MRSEDIVSEGGRSQRYLDWQLEREDLQSWLFDDALPFWWNCGANRDAGGGFHDRLYSDGRAEERPMRLRVQARQVFVYAEAGRLGWNGPWRAAVEHGLKSLGAFYLRPDGLYRSSIDATGNVVSDTVDIYDQSFVLLCLASAWQAQDKPLALRSAAEDLLRQLRRLLAHPVAGFEEARPRTLPLRANPHMHLLEAMLAWVELGEGGLFREVAREIVDLATRHFIDAGTGAIGEFFDGDWQVCEGDLGALREPGHQFEWAYLLDQAASLLGMDLGGAVRRLYAFGTIHGVADGRVIAAVDAEGRIVDRSSRLWQQTERLRAALTVGAAISVRPEADVLESIAAFRRFLLPGSPGLWHDRLDAEGRAIVEAAPASSLYHIVTGLSYLIGKS comes from the coding sequence ATGAGGTCTGAAGACATTGTGAGCGAAGGCGGGCGGTCACAAAGATATCTGGACTGGCAGCTTGAGCGGGAGGATTTGCAAAGCTGGCTATTTGATGACGCGCTGCCCTTTTGGTGGAACTGCGGTGCCAATCGGGACGCGGGCGGCGGTTTCCACGACCGACTTTATTCTGACGGTCGCGCCGAAGAACGGCCAATGCGTCTTCGCGTTCAGGCCCGGCAGGTCTTCGTCTATGCCGAAGCTGGTCGTTTGGGGTGGAACGGTCCTTGGCGCGCGGCAGTGGAGCATGGGCTAAAATCCTTAGGTGCATTCTATCTGCGTCCCGATGGCCTTTACCGGTCGAGTATCGACGCCACCGGCAATGTCGTTTCCGACACGGTGGATATTTATGACCAAAGTTTTGTCCTGCTTTGCCTGGCGTCAGCGTGGCAGGCGCAGGATAAGCCGCTTGCGCTCCGCTCGGCCGCCGAAGACCTGCTGCGTCAATTGCGTCGGCTGCTCGCTCATCCTGTTGCAGGTTTTGAGGAAGCGCGACCGCGTACCTTGCCGTTGCGGGCAAATCCGCACATGCATTTGCTCGAAGCTATGCTGGCGTGGGTCGAACTTGGTGAAGGTGGGCTCTTCCGTGAGGTCGCGCGCGAGATTGTCGATCTCGCCACGAGACATTTTATCGATGCCGGGACTGGCGCGATCGGAGAGTTTTTCGACGGAGACTGGCAAGTATGCGAGGGTGATCTGGGTGCCCTCCGGGAACCGGGCCATCAGTTTGAATGGGCCTACCTTCTCGACCAGGCAGCATCGCTGCTGGGCATGGATCTGGGCGGGGCAGTCCGCCGTCTCTACGCCTTCGGGACGATCCATGGGGTGGCGGACGGGCGTGTGATTGCTGCCGTTGACGCAGAGGGGCGGATCGTCGATAGAAGCTCGCGGCTGTGGCAACAGACCGAGCGGCTTCGTGCGGCACTCACTGTAGGCGCTGCCATAAGTGTTAGGCCAGAGGCGGATGTTCTGGAGAGCATCGCTGCATTTCGTCGATTCCTCCTCCCTGGTTCGCCGGGTCTCTGGCATGATCGGCTGGATGCCGAAGGACGTGCGATTGTGGAAGCCGCGCCGGCGTCTTCGCTTTATCACATCGTCACCGGACTGAGCTATTTGATTGGTAAGAGCTGA